The genomic interval AGGGTATACATAGAAGGTCGTCGTTTCggatggaggaggtgggggaagtggaggaggaggaggaggcggcggcggcggcggtggtggtggcggcggcgtgcgagtGCTGCGGGTTCACGCAGGAGTGCACGGCGCCGTACATGGCGGCGGTGCGGGCGCGGTACGGCGGGAGGTGGATCTGCGGGCTGTGcggggacgccgccggcgaggagctggGGCGCGCCGACCCGCCCATCTCGCCCGGCGAGGCGCTCgaccgccacgccgccgtctgccgcgcccgccgcgcctccgcgccgccttcgcccgagGAGAACGCCGGGGACCTCATCGCCGCCGTGCgcgtgctcctcctccgccgcctcggctcgggcggcgcctcctcgccgccgccgccgccgaggagggtAGTCCGCTCCACGCCGAGCAGCCCCAggcgcggcgtgggcggcgccgccgacgcgtccgacgccgtcgtcgtcgccgctgccagcGTCGCGCTCGCGCGCACGGGAAGCTGCTTCGCGGCGCTCCTGGAGTGACACGGCTCGAGCTTTGTGTTCGCGCCAGAATTGCATTGCAGCAGGGCTTCCTTTCCAAAAGAAGGAACATAGTACCTTTGCCTGCGTATAGGGAGCTTGTGCTTGAATGTAGTACAGTAGTTTCCATTTGTAGAAAATTACCATAATTTAATAAAGATGTTTATAGAGATGCATGGAAGAAGGTAATTAGAAATGGAAACATTTCATTACATTCTCTTAGCCCATCGAAGAGGTTTGCAAAGCATTTGCAAAATATTGCTGCCCTTTAGATTTGCAATTAATTCTTACGTTCTCAAAGCAATCCTCTCTGCTCGTCCGCACATGTACACTTGAACAGGTAATTAAGAAGGTATACTCATGTAAAATGTGTTACAATTGTTACAGTGTTATATAGGCTAATGCGTTTATATGAACCTATAAGTTTCTTTTACAAAATTGAACGGAATTTTGATTCTCAAACACAACTTGACATATATGTACAGTACTGTCCTAGTAGCAACTAGTGACATGTGAGTattactaacaaaaaaaaaatcccagttGTAACGTAATCATGAGTTTTGAGCTTTCCGAGATGATAAAAGGATGTACTataacattatctaaaaaaaaataaagcatgaCGTGGAGGATcgaaaaataaattaagttaCACACTGTCGTGGCACTAGCTAGCGTCCATGCTTCAAATAATTTGGTTAGAGAGCATTCATAAACCATTAAACTGTGACCTAACACTGCTATTTGTAAGTCATGGTGGATCTTGATCAAGTTAGACTTGAGAGGTTGGCTGGAGCTTTCTACACATTAATAGTATTCATTGGGTCATTCAATTTAATAGCATGCTGATCACTTCTTCTGTTCTATCTCAATCATgttgagcttaattaatttgtgtcAACTTATTATTGGCCAAGTAGCTAGAGATGCATCTAACACGTACGCATAGTATAGAAGGTGGGATTATAACATTTATAATGTCTAGTTGTCCATGGAGACAACATGCTGCTCAAGATCAGCGAAGGTGCTggtgtaaataaaaaaaagaggagaaaccACGGGAGAGAGCGTTTGGGAGTGTGGTGTGGAGACGACCACGTAAGCATTTGACAGTATTAACTCTTACTGACAAAATTAATTAGATTTTCACTTTCAGGGACAAATAATGATTTCATATGGAAAAAGTCTATACGTACTAAATTTTGTCTTACGCTTTAAGTATATATACTAGATGGGTACCCCATACGCTGCCGCGAGAGAATTATgtgataatataatagatatgagttctaaaattttctttcttacctactatataatttttgtaatgtgtttatatatttttgtaccTTCATCAATTATCATAAGGATATAAATGGTTATGTTGTATGGTGTATCTTTTAGGggaagagatgcaatttacatCTTAATGAATCATCCAAAGACCaaaaacaattgaggtgatatggtttcataagagaaaagagaattagcattaacacttagtggggatgaacttcatagatatataggattttCTATAAGAGTTCATATTTTGGGAAATGGTCGATAATTGTTTATAAgagttttctaaaagaaaatttagTACAAGTAGCCGTGctcatattttatattttgggagatCGTGTTTGGGAGtgtttggagtttttttttatatatttttagagcGCTAGAAATGGGTTTTAACTTTCAGGGgattttatcaaaattaataCTACATAGAAAGATTGGCGCCTGcatggttttttttaataaggaaAATTCATTTCAAACCTTACTTTAATTAAGCTAAAACTAATTATTACAGAgttttcgccttttttttaaaaaaaagctagaaGCATTTATTACAGAGTTTGAAGATAGAGCTGCTGCATATTACAATTCAAATATGGATGAATAACAAGAAAACTATTTACTACTCTCTCCAGGTTGATAATGcttgtcgttttggataaggaCGCGGTCTTAAAAAGTAACTTTgacaactattttctattataatatatacagaaatgtcaacaaatatatgattttattgaagtactttttaagactaatctaccCATatgattttcatatttttaagatgaatattttagaaattatttgtagtcaaagatttaaaagtttgactCTACCCTTGTCCAACACGACtaatattatcagcccggaggaaGTAATACTAGCCTAAAGATAGAGATAATACCAATAATGGAAATTTTATTGCTAAGTCTCTATCATGGTTGACAAAAATCTACTTATTGTTCTGTTATTGCATAAGTATTGGAGGTGATTAATTAATGAGTCTCGCTACAATGTAATCTTTGAGGTGGTAAAATTACGAAGTTGTATTCTTTTGTGCAGAATATAAATATCTCCAAAGATAGAGTAGTATTGTAGGTCACACAAGGAATCTGAGTCATCACCACCGAATTAAGCATTCCACATCATATGCATATCTTTAAGTCGATTCATGACCGACATTAGTTTATCTTTCGGTAGCTTTTCTGCATATCCATGGCTAATTGGAATCTCATCAAATAAAGTCTTTTTTACAATACTAGATCATCCATagatgcaaactatgcaatcaAAATTAAGACAAGGGTAGCACAACGAGCGTAACTCAACTAGTTAGATTTCTTGTGGTGGAAGTAACCCATCCGAGTTCAAATACTAAATTCGACACAGATGCtcgtatttatggctaattattcttttagtggtaaacgacgtacccgtcgacagcgatgTGCCCACACATGATGGCTCCGTCGATCTCAAGAAATATCGGCCTAGTCCGAAGATGCTCATAAGGGTATGTAAAATGTGCATGTGTTCGTTCGTAAAGGTGATTATACGCGTGTTGTGAATGTCTGTGTTTAtaatgtttttcttaaaaaagaaaaataataagacAAGGGTCTCTCTCATGGTGGCTGCACTGCAACTTCCAACACGAGTGACCTGCACTGCAATGCACATGTTCTTTCTTCCGTAGTGAACATGTGGCCCCACATGACGTGGACCTGCAACAACGACGGACCATCCAGGCGCCAGCGTGCACCCCCATGTGACGTGGAACACAATACGAGTCCGTATTAATTAAGCACGTGCTCGTATTTCTTTCGCTGGGAATTGAATTGTATACGTATAGTACGTACCAGCAAGTGTACCACTGGTACCACTTGTCTAGACGTATTCATCATACAATTAGTTGATGAACATCAACATGTTTAATAATGCAGTTGGGTATGCCTTTAGTTTTAGTTTTGTTCATCAGTAAAGAGATATTTGGAATAATACTTTAGGTAGTTTTACTATCAATTCAGTCGCCTTTTTCTTTCCCTTGCTTATGAATACCCATGTCTAGGCTACAACATAGCTAGGCCTCAAGTCCGGATAGTTTTCTTACACAATTCTATCAAGTTTTCTGGGAGATCATAGATGATCTGATGGCTCTCTTGAAGGAATTCCATAAAGGGACACTTCCTCTTTTTAgcttaaactttaaaattattaattttattacCCAAAAGAGCCGTTGCAAAACAAATCCAACAGTATAGACCAATTTACCTTCTGAAtgttagtttcaaattttcacaaaagttGACACTAATAGGATTAATCGATTGCTCACAAAGTCATTCGTCCAACCTATATGGTTGTTCGTCTGGTAGAAATATTACAGAATAAAATGATTGGATTGGGtcattttcaaaattaattttgaaaaaacttATGATAAAGTCAAATGGCAATTCCTTCAATAAACAATGTGTACGAAAAGATTTTTTTCAGCATCCTTGGATTTCTAAATGGGTTGAAGGGGGAAATGCCCGTATAAAAGTCAATGATGACTCGACCAATAAATTTCAGACACACAAAGCCATGAGAT from Oryza glaberrima chromosome 3, OglaRS2, whole genome shotgun sequence carries:
- the LOC127765999 gene encoding uncharacterized protein LOC127765999 encodes the protein MEEVGEVEEEEEAAAAAVVVAAACECCGFTQECTAPYMAAVRARYGGRWICGLCGDAAGEELGRADPPISPGEALDRHAAVCRARRASAPPSPEENAGDLIAAVRVLLLRRLGSGGASSPPPPPRRVVRSTPSSPRRGVGGAADASDAVVVAAASVALARTGSCFAALLE